A stretch of DNA from Candidatus Pantoea bituminis:
ATATCGCCCATTTCATACAGGCTGGCAAGCTGCTTCTGCGTATGCGCACCGAAGTAGCGTCCGCCGATAAACAGATCGGCATCCAGCTGTTCACTGCGCACTAACGTCTGAATAAACGCGAACGACGCGATGGAGTCGGCAATCATGTGCTGAAACAGGTCGGGTGGAATGCCTTTTATCGCGCCGCCAACCACCAATTTTTGTCCGCTGCTGATCATGCCGCCGGTGCGCGTGCTGCCGCCGCTGCCGAGTTCATTAGCCTCCAGCACCACCACGTTTTTTCCGTGACGCGCCAGCTCAACGGCTGCATTTAAACCGGCGAAGCCGGAGCCAACAATAACGACGTCTGCGCGGGCAGGCAGCGCATCCAAACAGGTTTCCGGTGGCGCAGCGTCCCACCAATAGGGCGTGGTTTTGAAATCTTCAGTAAAAATGGCCTGATCGGACATGATCTCTCTCTTCACTGTTACAACACCTGACCGAGGAACTCGCGGGTGCGTGCATCCTGCGGATCGTCAAAGAGCTGCGCCGGTGGCGCCATCTCCACAATTTTGCCGGCATCGGTAAAGCAAACCCGATGCGAGACTTCGCGGGCGAAACGCATTTCGTGCGTCACCAGCAGGCAGGTCAGCCCTTCATCCACCAGTTCGCGAATAGTATTCAGCACCTCTTTCACGGTTTCTGGATCGAGTGCGGCTGTCACTTCATCGAACAGAATGATTTCCGGCTGCATCGCCAGCGCACGCGCAATCGCGACGCGTTGTTGCTGTCCGCCTGAAAGCTCACCGGGATAGCGGCTCTCTTTACCGCTTAGCCGCACTTTTTCAAGCAGACGAATCGCGCGCTCGCGCACCGCTTCACGCTCATGTTTCAATACTTGCATCGGTGCCATCATCACGTTGTCGAGTACCGTGCGATGCGGAAAAAGGTTGTACTGCTGAAACACCATCGCCACTTGATGACGCAGCGGGCGCATCGCTTTTTCGCTGTTGATCTCATGAACGCGATGTTCACCCACGCGCACAAAGCCTTCATCAATCGGCAACAAACCATTTATGCAGCGCAGAATGGTGGATTTACCCGAGCCGGACGGCCCAATAATGCAGACCGCTTCGCCTTTGGCGACCTCCAGCGAAATGCCTTTCAATACGTCGGTTTTGCCGAAAGATTTATAAATGTTGTCCAGTTCAATCAGGGACGAGACGCGATCGATCATAGGGCATCCCCTTTGGTGTTGTTTTCCAGTCGACGCGCCAGCAGGGCGATCGGGTAGCAATAGCAGAAGAACATCAGCAGCACGGTGACGTAGAAATAAACCAACGTACTTTCGCTTTCGGTTGCCAGCGTGGTGCGCAGCAGCGTAACGACCTCTTGCACGCCAGTGACGGTAGCCAGCGCAGTGGAAATGGCCAGCAGCGCATACAGGTTCATCCAGCCGGGAATGATGCGGCGCAGCGCCTGCGGTAAAATCACGATGCGATAAATCTGCCACTGGCTATAACCAAACGAGCGTGCAGACTCCCATTGTCCGCTGTGCACCGAGTTCACCGCACCACGGATCACTTCGGCGAAGTTAGCGGCAGTAGGCAAACTCAAGCCAATAATGGCTTTGAACAGCGGCGAAAAAGTGAAGTGAATACTCAGCAATTCCACGCGATAAGGCAGCAGATAAAGCATTGAAAACAGCAGCACCAACCACGGCGCGTTACGCAGAAAGTTCATCACCGCACGCGCGGGCAGGCTTAACCAGCGCCGTTTCGCCATCATCGCCAGCCCAAGAAACAGACCGAGCACGGTGGCGAACGCCATGCTGACGATGCTGATAAAGATGTTAAGCACGAAGCCGCCGCTCAGCGGCCAGCCCTGCATCGATCCGGTCAGCAGCAGCGGCAGTTTCTGCCAAACCTGATGCCATTCGCCGCCGGGATCGTTGAAGATGCTAAACAGTAAACCCAGCAGCGTCAGGATGAAAAAGGCCTGCTTGGTCTGGGTTTTGCGTTTTTGGTAAAGCATGTCCATGTTTAGCCTCCATATCCTGGATAGGCGAGGCGACGTTCAACCCAGCCAATCAGCCACACCAGCGCACTCACCAGCACCACGTAAATCACCAGTACCAACAGCATCACTTCCAGCGTGCGGAAGGTGTCGTTATAAATCTGTCCGGCGGCGTACATCAGTTCCGGTACGGTAATCACCGACGCTTGCGAGGTGGTTTTAAACAGATTGGTTAACACATTGGTCAGCGGCGGCAGGCAGATGCGTGATGCAATGGGAACCTGTACATGACGAAACAGGCCCCAGCGCGAGTAGCCGAGTGAACGCGCCGCTTCCAGCGTGGCTTTAGGAATAGCATCGAATCCTGATCGAAAGGCTTCTATGCACAACGCGCCACCAAACAGGCTGAGTGAAAGGGCCGCTGACATAAAGGCGCTGACCAGCGGCACCTGCAAGCCGGTTAGCGGATCCTCCTGCGTAAAACCGATCTGCGTCAGCGTGAAATAAAAGAACAGCATTTGCAGCAGCGGCGGCGTATTGCGGAACAGCTCAACAAACAGCTCAATGGCGGCATCCAGCCACGGCAGCTTTAACGTCAGCGCCAGCGTGCCTGCCAGACCAATGAGGATCGCCAGCAGTGAGCAAAGCGCTGCCAGCTCCAGCGTTTGTATCACCCCTGAAATAGCCACTGCTGATACACCGGATCCAGCAGCCAGGAATAGTCGAGTCCAAACATAGTCAGGCCTTAGTTCGCCGCTGTGCGAGCCGCTTCTGCACGTTTTTCAAGGTACGGCGATTTCGGCATGTCGAACGCTTTTTCCCATTCGATGAGCTTGTTTTCGCCTTCGGCTTTCACGATCGCTTTGTTCACTGCGGCCAGGAAAGCGGTGTCATTTTTGCGCACGCCACCCGCCATTGGGGTGAATTCATAGGGCTTTACGGCAATTTTGTAATCAGTCCAGCCCGCCTCATGGGTTTTGTTTTGCAGCGTCATGTCGTCAAACACCATCGCAATGCAACGGTTGTCCTGCAATGCACGATAGGCTTCTGGCAGTGCGGTAAAGTTCACCAGTTGCAGACCATACTTCTGGGTCACGGTTTTATTGAAGTAAGAGCCTTGAATGCCGCAGATTTTCTGGCCTTTCAGCTGTTCCCACTGGGTAAATTTCGCAGTTTTACGCGCCAGGATAGAAGGGCCCGCGGCGGAGACGTACTCTTCACTGAAGTCGATCTCTTTGGCACGCTCAGGCGTCACGCCCAGCGTGGCCATGATCATGTCGATCTGACCCGCGTTTAAAAACTGGATGCGGTTGGACGCATTGACCGGCACCAATTTGATTTTGTCTGGTGAACCCAGCAATTCGTTGGCGATATAGCGCGCCAGGCTGATTTCAAAGCCCACGGTTTTGCCGTCGTTATCCATGTAGCCGTAAGGTGGATAATCATTTTTCACGCCGACGGTAAGCACACCACGACTTTTGATATCAGAAAGCGTGTCGGCATAGGTAATGGCGGGAGCAGCCAGCAGCAATAGTGACGTGGCCAGAAAACGCATACGATGTTTTGTCATTTTCTTATCCTTCGGTAGTGATGGTTTGCAGGTTTTATGATGTTTTTTATAGGGATACGCGTTGTTTTTGCACTGCGTTACTGTCGTCTTAAAGACAATTTAGGGTTCGCAGATGGGCAAAAAGTGCGACTCACTTGTCAATCGAATATGAAATCTGATAGATATTTAGTCAACAAAAAACCATATATTGAAATCTTATAATTAAAAGTTTCACATTATGGAACTTATTGGGGCGAACAGGATGAGCGATAGCGCGGGAAAAAATGGCGTGCAGTTACTTGATCGGGCAGTCACGCTGCTCGATTTTGTCGCAGATGCGGGCAGTGAAGGCTTAACGCTGAAATCGTTATGCGAATTATCGGGACTGAATAAAGTGACTTGCCATCGCATTTTGAATTCGCTGGTAGAGCATCAGTTGCTGCACAAAATTCAGGGCGACAAGTGTTATCGGCTGGGCACCAAATTACTCATTTTCGGGGCGAAGGCTGCGCGTGGCCCGGGATTGCGCCGTCAGTTTCAGCCAGCGCTGGAGCGATTGCGCCAGCAGACCGGCGAAACGGCCATGTTAATGGCACGCGATCGTGATGATTCGGTCTGTATTGATCGCTACGACAGTGAATATCAAATGCAAACGCTGACCGGCTCGGTGGGCGGTTCGGTGCCGCTGGGATTAGGGCCGGGAAGCCTGGCGATTTTATCGTTTCTCGACACTGAACAGCAGCAGGAGATGTTGCAGCGAAATCAGGCGCGGCTCGAGAGCTGGCCAATGCTGACACCGCCACGTTTAGCGCGGTGGATTGCGGAGACAGCAGAGCAGGGTTACGCGTTGGATACAGGCGAACTGATTCCGGGTATAGCCGGTATCGCAGTGCCAATCCGCGTGGCAGGGGCGGGCGTGGTCGGTTCGCTCGGCCTGACTTTTTTGTCCCCACGGCTTAATGATGACGTTTGTCAGCGCTATGTAGCGCTGCTTAAACAGGAAGTGGCAGAAATTGAGCCGCTGCTAAGTCCACTCGATACGCGATTACGTGCGTCGATGTAGGCGAGGATTTTGCATGATCTTCCTCAGAGGATTGTGCTGGCTTTTCCCCATCCCGGCCTTTTCCCATGAAGCGGGGGAAGGCGATGCTGCCACATGCGCTTTCAGAGCGAGCCTGGGGCAGCGTCTTCCTCATAACAAACATCAAGGAGCTAAAACATGTCTATTTCTGGCAAGAAAGTCGCACTCATCAGCGGTGCCAGCCGCGGTATTGGGGCAGCGATTGCCGCTAACTTACTGGCCAACGGCTGGGCGGTGAGTTTGGGGTGCCGCTCGCCAAACGATGTACCGGTTACCGATGCAGAAAGCCAGCTGATCTGCGCTTTTGACGCCTTTGATCCCGACAGCGAAAAAGCCTGGATCAGCGCGACTATCGAGAAATTTGGCCGCATTGATGCCGTGGTTCACAACGCCGGTATGATGCTGCCCGTTTCAATCCTTGAAGCCAGTGATGATGAGTTTGATCGTACTTTTGACGTTAACGTTAAATCGCCAATGCGCTTGAGTCGCCTGGTCTGGCCGCATCTGCAAGCCAGCGGCGCCGGACGCATCGTGATGTTGGTGTCGCTGTCGGGCAAACGCGTTAAAGCAGAGCGTTCCAGCCTCTACTCAATGAGTAAATTTGCCGCCTTAGCGCTGGCCCACGGATTACGCAAAATTGGCGATGTCGATAGCATCCGCTGCACGGCGATTTGTCCTGGTTTTGTCGCCACCGATATGGGAACAGCACTCACTGAAATCTCAGCCGAAAAAATGACGCAGCCGGAAGATATCGCGCATCTGGTGCGTACCGTGCTTGAGCTGCCGAGCACCACCAGCATCGCCGAAATTCCCGTTAACTGGACGGTAGAAGATAGCTACTAACTGACGAGGTCAATCATGGGTCCAGGCGTTGATGCGGTGGCTTCATCAGATAACTTTCCAACGGAAACCGATGTCGTCATCGTTGGAGGTGGGATCATTGGCGCTGCTACGGCGCTGTCGCTGGTTCAGCGCGGCATTCGCGTGGTGCTGCTGGAAAAAGGCACCGTAGCGGCTGAACAATCAAGTCGTAACTGGGGGTGGTGTCGTCGCACAGGCCGTGATCTGCGTGAATTGCCGCTGATCAATCTCAGCATGCAGTTATGGGAAAACATGAACGCCACGCTGGGGCGTGAAACCGGTTTTCGCCGTAACGGCATCGTTTATGGGACGCGTACCGAAGCGCAATATGCGCGCCATCAACGCTGGATTGCCGAAGCTAAACAGCACGATATTCACAGTGAATTACTCTCATCGTCACAATTACATGAGCATCTGCCGCAGTTACAAGGCGAGTTCATTGGCGGATTGTTTACCGCGCTGGATGGTCGCGCAGAACCGCAAAAAGCGGCACCGGCGATGGTGTTGAAAGCAATGGAGCATGGCCTGAATCTGCAACAACATTGTGCAGTACGCACCATCGAACGCACCAATGGACGCGTCAATGCGGTGATCACCGAACATGGCGTGATACGCTGTCAGCAAGTGGTCACGGCGGGTGGTGCCTGGACGCGATTGCTGCTGCAAGGGCTGGATGTCACGCTTCCGCAGCTGAAGGTTTTATCTACCGTGTTGCGCACCCGGCCAGTGGATTTCGATCCAGGCGTTTGCGCCAGTTTTGGTAGCGTAGCGTTACGCAAACGGCTGGACGGGGGTTAACCGTTGCCAGTTCTGCCACCAATACCGCTGATATCACGACCGATTCGCTGCGTTTCAGCCCACTGTTTATGCCGGCGTACTGGGTTGAGCGCCAGGCGCTGAAGCTGCGTTTAGGCAAACGCTTTGTCGATGAATTAGTTAACTGGCGGCCTGGCGTGGAAGATAAGCGATCGGTGTATGAGGCGGTTCGCGTGCTGGAGCCACAAATCGATCCAGCTATTGTTCAGCGGATGCGGGAGGCTCTCGGCAACGTGTTGCCGCCGCTGGCCAATTTGCCGGTAGCACAAAGTTGGGGCGGTTTGATCGATACTCTGCCTGATGCGATCCCCGTGATCTCTGCGGTAGAGGAAGTGAAAGGACTTTACGTCGCTACTGGATTTTCTGGTCACGGCTTTGGTATTGCGCCAGGCGCTGGGCAGCTCATGGCTGATCTCGTATTAGGCAGCACGCCCTCGGTAGATCCTCATCCTTTCCGCTTATCACGCTTTAGTGACGGTGAACGGATTCGGGCGCAACACTGGTTGTAGCACGTAACTGCACCTTATGCGCAGCTGCATAAATTTGCATAAGGTGCAGATATTTAAGCGTTTTACTCTCTGGTTATTTTGATAAATTATTATTTATCAAGGGCTTGTGTTTTTATCATTTTGACTGATTAATTATCGCTGGCGGGTTGTCGCTGTTTAAAAAAGTGACATCATGACCGCCAATTTTTGACACCCATTTTCATCTTTACAGAGGACGCCGCCATGGCCGGTACAATGCGCATTTGCACTGGTTCCCGTTCGCTACTGCGAAAGCGCGCGCTGTTTCCCTCGATCATTTCAGTGACACACTCCTCGCTCACCATGCGGTGAGGCCAGCCTGACGTACGCTGTTGGACATGCGTAAGGGCAGAGCTCATCTGACTTTACTGATGTCTATCGGTTTAATCCGTCTGACGTTATTCGCCGGGGAATCATCCCCATTGCTGTGCCTCTGGCACCCACTCATCCTTGACGCTAGGGATTTGTGCTATGACACCACTAAAAATTGCTGCCAGCGCCGCTGTGGCGCCTAACTTGACTCTCAACACCGCGCGCGACGTGGTGACGCTGGACAACACTGATTTTACCGACGTGGCGGCTGTTGTCGTCTCTTTGGCTGATACGCGCAGTGGCGTACTGGCACTGTTACGCCACACCGGTTTCAATTTGCCGGTCTTCGTGACCAATGCCTTTGAAGAAGAAGTGCTGCATTTGCCTGGCGTCACTGGCGAATTAAACGGCGAGCCCGAAGAGTGGGCTGCGCTGGAAGCCGCTGCGCAGGCCTATGAATCTG
This window harbors:
- a CDS encoding amino acid ABC transporter ATP-binding protein; this encodes MIDRVSSLIELDNIYKSFGKTDVLKGISLEVAKGEAVCIIGPSGSGKSTILRCINGLLPIDEGFVRVGEHRVHEINSEKAMRPLRHQVAMVFQQYNLFPHRTVLDNVMMAPMQVLKHEREAVRERAIRLLEKVRLSGKESRYPGELSGGQQQRVAIARALAMQPEIILFDEVTAALDPETVKEVLNTIRELVDEGLTCLLVTHEMRFAREVSHRVCFTDAGKIVEMAPPAQLFDDPQDARTREFLGQVL
- a CDS encoding amino acid ABC transporter permease, translating into MDMLYQKRKTQTKQAFFILTLLGLLFSIFNDPGGEWHQVWQKLPLLLTGSMQGWPLSGGFVLNIFISIVSMAFATVLGLFLGLAMMAKRRWLSLPARAVMNFLRNAPWLVLLFSMLYLLPYRVELLSIHFTFSPLFKAIIGLSLPTAANFAEVIRGAVNSVHSGQWESARSFGYSQWQIYRIVILPQALRRIIPGWMNLYALLAISTALATVTGVQEVVTLLRTTLATESESTLVYFYVTVLLMFFCYCYPIALLARRLENNTKGDAL
- a CDS encoding amino acid ABC transporter permease, producing the protein MAISGVIQTLELAALCSLLAILIGLAGTLALTLKLPWLDAAIELFVELFRNTPPLLQMLFFYFTLTQIGFTQEDPLTGLQVPLVSAFMSAALSLSLFGGALCIEAFRSGFDAIPKATLEAARSLGYSRWGLFRHVQVPIASRICLPPLTNVLTNLFKTTSQASVITVPELMYAAGQIYNDTFRTLEVMLLVLVIYVVLVSALVWLIGWVERRLAYPGYGG
- a CDS encoding transporter substrate-binding domain-containing protein; its protein translation is MTKHRMRFLATSLLLLAAPAITYADTLSDIKSRGVLTVGVKNDYPPYGYMDNDGKTVGFEISLARYIANELLGSPDKIKLVPVNASNRIQFLNAGQIDMIMATLGVTPERAKEIDFSEEYVSAAGPSILARKTAKFTQWEQLKGQKICGIQGSYFNKTVTQKYGLQLVNFTALPEAYRALQDNRCIAMVFDDMTLQNKTHEAGWTDYKIAVKPYEFTPMAGGVRKNDTAFLAAVNKAIVKAEGENKLIEWEKAFDMPKSPYLEKRAEAARTAAN
- a CDS encoding IclR family transcriptional regulator; the encoded protein is MSDSAGKNGVQLLDRAVTLLDFVADAGSEGLTLKSLCELSGLNKVTCHRILNSLVEHQLLHKIQGDKCYRLGTKLLIFGAKAARGPGLRRQFQPALERLRQQTGETAMLMARDRDDSVCIDRYDSEYQMQTLTGSVGGSVPLGLGPGSLAILSFLDTEQQQEMLQRNQARLESWPMLTPPRLARWIAETAEQGYALDTGELIPGIAGIAVPIRVAGAGVVGSLGLTFLSPRLNDDVCQRYVALLKQEVAEIEPLLSPLDTRLRASM
- a CDS encoding SDR family NAD(P)-dependent oxidoreductase, which gives rise to MSISGKKVALISGASRGIGAAIAANLLANGWAVSLGCRSPNDVPVTDAESQLICAFDAFDPDSEKAWISATIEKFGRIDAVVHNAGMMLPVSILEASDDEFDRTFDVNVKSPMRLSRLVWPHLQASGAGRIVMLVSLSGKRVKAERSSLYSMSKFAALALAHGLRKIGDVDSIRCTAICPGFVATDMGTALTEISAEKMTQPEDIAHLVRTVLELPSTTSIAEIPVNWTVEDSY
- a CDS encoding NAD(P)/FAD-dependent oxidoreductase — translated: MGPGVDAVASSDNFPTETDVVIVGGGIIGAATALSLVQRGIRVVLLEKGTVAAEQSSRNWGWCRRTGRDLRELPLINLSMQLWENMNATLGRETGFRRNGIVYGTRTEAQYARHQRWIAEAKQHDIHSELLSSSQLHEHLPQLQGEFIGGLFTALDGRAEPQKAAPAMVLKAMEHGLNLQQHCAVRTIERTNGRVNAVITEHGVIRCQQVVTAGGAWTRLLLQGLDVTLPQLKVLSTVLRTRPVDFDPGVCASFGSVALRKRLDGG
- a CDS encoding NAD(P)/FAD-dependent oxidoreductase encodes the protein MPAYWVERQALKLRLGKRFVDELVNWRPGVEDKRSVYEAVRVLEPQIDPAIVQRMREALGNVLPPLANLPVAQSWGGLIDTLPDAIPVISAVEEVKGLYVATGFSGHGFGIAPGAGQLMADLVLGSTPSVDPHPFRLSRFSDGERIRAQHWL